One part of the Rutidosis leptorrhynchoides isolate AG116_Rl617_1_P2 chromosome 1, CSIRO_AGI_Rlap_v1, whole genome shotgun sequence genome encodes these proteins:
- the LOC139844147 gene encoding uncharacterized protein: protein MCDDIEAEVMVNEVGSWLFDIDSTIELENKEDYGSVNVAEPIVEDMKEVSSVSSKPKEGSHSDTHPPGFSQPHDQNVSMCSVPSVNCHTPFILLNHERVADFSTDLSDDIFGIGELLGFSIKESKLSRLHMFSLRSFWGNPNFDYALSLARGFSGCIISIWDPEVFIRRDIWCDDNFVIVKGKWLRLDMDIFMVNVYAPQLLADKRILWEKLSNFALSHSGEYIFMGDWNSVRTSDERCGSVFCPQDSNIFNDFIVSNALYEVPLGLVLPRGYSDHSLLLLFQDKVDFGPTYFKIFDSWFSRPDFDATVRLAWDLISNDHNLDIVAKFRLLKGHLKSWIHTARSNEAKMLKEITGKIDELDIIIDSGSASLGDVELRNSLATKKSDLTKLIDLDSLQKARVKWDVEGDENFKFFHCSLKHKRRIQHIQGLLVDGVWLDDPNDIKSRFYEFFKSKFDAHDSDFIFSNPRPNNCLSEEEAVVLELDVYDEEIKRAFDFCRDIRGFFASCSMPRGANSAFFSLIPKSHNPVLINEFRPISLVGCFYKTVTKILTNHLQGVIDKIISLVQTAFISRRQILDGPLMLSEIISWYK from the exons ATGTGTGATGACATTGAAGCAGAGGTTATGGTTAACGAAGTAGGCTCTTGGTTATTTGACATTGATTCTACTATTGAGCTAGAGAATAAAGAAGATTATGGTTCG GTTAATGTTGCTGAACCAATTGTAGAAGACATGAAAGAAGTGTCATCTGTTTCGTCTAAACCGAAAGAAGGCAGTCATAGTGATACTCACCCACCCGGATTCTCACAACCTCACGATCAAAATGTCAGTATGTGTTCTGTTCCATCGGTTAATTGCCATACCCCTTTCATATTACTTAATCATGAACGTGTTGCTGATTTTAGTACCGATCTTAGTGATGATATCTTTGGTATTGGTGAGCTTCTCGGGTTCTCAATCAAAG AATCTAAGTTGTCTCGATTACACATGTTTAGTCTCAGATCTTTTTGGGGTAATCCCAATTTTGATTATGCTTTGAGTTTGGCTAGAGGTTTTTCAGGATGTATCATCTCTATTTGGGATCCCGAAGTTTTTATTAGAAGAGATATTTGGTGCGATGATAATTTCGTTATAGTCAAGGGTAAATGGCTTCGTCTTGATATGGATATATTTATGGTTAACGTTTATGCGCCTCAGCTGTTGGCGGATAAACGTATTCTTTGGGAGAAATTGTCTAATTTTGCTCTGTCTCATTCGGGCGAATATATTTTTATGGGTGATTGGAATTCTGTTAGAACTTCAGATGAACGGTGTGGGTCGGTTTTTTGCCCTCAAGATTCGAACATATTTAACGATTTCATTGTGTCTAACGCGTTATATGAAGTGCCTTTAG GCTTAGTGCTCCCTCGGGGTTATTCAGATCATTCTCTgcttcttttatttcaagacaaagTAGATTTTGGCCCGACTTATTTCAAGATTTTTGATTCTTGGTTCTCCCGTCCAGATTTTGATGCTACTGTTCGGCTTGCGTGGGATTTAATTAGTAATGATCATAATCTAGATATTGTGGCTAAATTTAGATTATTAAAAGGTCATTTGAAGAGTTGGATTCACACTGCTAGATCGAATGAAGCGAAGATGTTGAAAGAGATTACGGGAAAGATAGATGAGTTAGACATTATTATTGATTCGGGTTCCGCTAGTCTCGGTGATGTGGAGTTACGAAATTCCTTAGCTACTAAAAAGAGTGATTTAACCAAACTCATTGATCTTGATTCTCTCCAAAAAGCTAGAGTTAAATGGGATGTGGAGGGAGatgaaaacttcaaattttttcatTGTTCTCTTAAACATAAACGTCGCATTCAACACATCCAAGGTCTCCTTGTGGACGGGGTTTGGTTAGACGATCCGAATGATATTAAATCTAGATTTTATGAGTTTTTTAAATCTAAATTTGATGCTCATGATTCTGATTTCATTTTTAGCAATCCCAGGCCGAACAATTGTTTATCAGAGGAAGAAGCGGTGGTTTTGGAATTAGATGTCTATGATGAGGAAATTAAAAGAGCG TTTGATTTTTGTCGGGACATTAGAGGTTTTTTCGCTTCTTGTTCCATGCCTCGAGGTGCAAATTCGGCCTTCTTTTCTCTTATCCCTAAGAGTCATAACCCGGTGCTTATTAATGAATTTCGACCCATTTCTTTGGTTGGTTGTTTTTACAAGACGGTCACCAAGATTCTCACCAATCATCTTCAAGGGGTTATCGATAAGATTATTAGCCTGGTTCAGACTGCGTTTATTTCTAGACGTCAGATTCTCGATGGTCCTCTTATGTTAAGTGAGATTATTTCGTGGTACAAATGA